The following nucleotide sequence is from Novipirellula galeiformis.
TTCACATTGCAATTTTGGCGATCCTTGTTTCGGGAAGCGTCTATGCCGCTTGCACGAGCGGACTCAAGCCAATCGTTGCCGGAGTGCTCACTGCCGTTTTGGCTTGTAGTTTGTTCCACCCCATCACGCTTGCTCCGGAGATGGTGTTCGGCGATGAAAAAACTTGGTTGCTTTCGCTCGTGTTTTCCGGGGCTGTTCTGGCAGGTTGCATTGAACTGGCGAAGAGAATAGCGACTGAAAACCGCCAGCGAATCCTCACGGAGTGGAGCAATGCAGCGTGCCTGTACTTGGTCGGCTCTCTCGCGGTGATCGCGGTCTCGATCAGTAACGGATGGGGTTCGGAAAACGTGGCGACGATGTTGACCGTCGTGGCAGTTTGGTTAGTCGTTTCAATACGGTGGCTCACGACTAGCGAAGGGACGAATTTGACCTCATCGCTCGGATTGTGTTTGGTGCCGTGTGCCGTTGTGACCAGTGCAACTCTCTATTGGGACCGTCACTTTGTCGTGTGGTTCGAATTGACGGCCGTGGCAATTTTCGTGTTTTCCGAAGCAGTTGCGTTGATCTCCGCTGCGAACGGCCAAGACCGCCTTGATCGTTCGACACTGTCTGTTTCGCTGATCGCGATCGTGTGTGGTATCGCAGCGTTTATGCTCGGACCTGTGTTTGAAACGCAAACCTCCGCGGCATTGGCACTCGTCTCGCTTTCGATCGTGGGACTCGTCATTGGGGTTGCTTGGGGACGCAATCGGGAATCGCGTCTTCATCACACGGGCATGCGTTTGGCATGTGGCTTGGTTCTATTTGGCGGCGGATGGACGCTTGCGAATTGGAATGGAGCCAGTGGATCAATCGATGAGCTGCGAACATTGATTGTCGTTTGGACCACAGGCTGGATGTTGTATTGGCAGTCGGCACTGATGTTGCGAAACCGCATCAAAAACGAAGCTCACACGTATGCAGCGGTTAGTTTTGCGGTGATCTCGGTGCTGCTCGTCGCTGTTGAAATCGGTCACGAAACGATACGACTGGACTCCGGTGATCCGACGTCTCAGCAACTTTTGCTGTTTGCGGTGCGTGCGTTGTTCATGCTACTTCTTGCCAGTCTCACTTGGGTTCGAAGTAAGAACGCATGGACACTTGGGGCTTCGCTCACTGCGGCTATCGGCATGATGGGGTGTAGCGTCCTGAGCGTCGCCCATTTCGCCGGACTTTCCGCTTGGCAAGCAATCGTTGTGTCCGTGATCGCAGCGTCAATGTTGTCAGCGTTGGCAGCGATGGGATTGACGGCCATGGTGAGACTGCATCGTTCAGCAACGGATCGGCTGGTTGGCATCCGTCCTGCCGCATCGGATCATGGCATTTCAATTCTGTGGCCGCTGATCGCGAGTGTGGTGGTTTCCGGGATTGCTGCTGTATCCTCAATGATGTGGGATGCATCTTATGGCGTTTCCCAGTTGCTCGTTTCTTCGATCGCGATTGCCGCGTTTGGAATGAGCGAATTAGCGGAGCGTTTTAATCGTACATCGCTTCAACGATTGACACTTGCCACTGTCTTCCTGGCGATTTATATGGCTGCCAGCGTTCCAGTAAGCGGCCAAATGCACCCTCTATTATGTGGGACGATGCGGTGGTTCATTGTGTCAGTTGCGATGATTCCCGCTTTGATGTGGGCGGTGCCGAAAGTGTTTGGCGAAGCTTGGACAAGTCGCTGGCGTGGTTCCCTCGATTATGCCGCGTATGTTTGTGGCGTGTTCGCCAGCGGTTCGCTGCTTGGAATGCTCATTCAGGAATCCATGCTTCGTGACGCGGCGGGAATTCCTGGCCTTCCGCTGACGTTGATCGTGGGGGTAGCAATGACGATTGCGGTGCTTAGCGGAGTCGCCGCTTGGATAAGCATCCAACGTTTGGAGTTGAACGATTCCTATCGCCGTGGATTGATCATTACGGCCCAGGCACTTGGTTTAGTCGCTTGGTTGCATTTGTTCTTGTGTCGCCGAGAGTTCGCCATGTTTGGGCTTCAAGCGTATTGGCCGTACCTTGTTTTGTTTGTCGCGTTCTTGAGTGTGGGATTGGTCGAGTTTTTGAAGAGGCGAGGTGACTCGGTATTGGCGGGGACATTGGGACAAACGAGTCTCTATCTGCCCCTGATTCCTGCGATTGGGATGTTGATGAGCGGCGGAGGAGAATCGTTCGTGAGTGCGATTCCTGGGATTCGATCATTGACGATCCTGCTAACCGTCGCCGCTGGCTATTACATCTGGTTATCGCGATTGTGGAACGGGTTGCCGCCAAAGGTGTTGATGGTGTTGTTTGCCAACTCTGCGTTTTGGTCCCTTTTGGCCCAGCGTCCTGGTTGGGATTTCTTCAGTCACCCACAGTTCTGGTTGATTCCACCGGCAATCTGTGTGTTGATCGTTGCCCAAATGAATCGCGAACGACTCGACGCACGATTCTTAGCGGCCATTCGCTACAGCGCCACGATTTTGATCTACGTCAGCAGCACCGCGGATATGTTGGTCCATCAGATAGGATCAAGTTTGTGGGGACCGGTCATCCTAATCTTGTTGGCTCTCACTGGGATTGCTGCGGGGGTGATATTCCGAGTTCGGCCATTTCTGTACTTGGGCAGCTTCTTCGTGCTCGTTGGCGTGATCAGTATGGTGTGGCACGCACAACGTTCGATCGATCAAGTTTGGCCATGGTGGGTGTTCGGTATCACAACGGGAGTAGGACTACTCGTCGCCCTGATGTCGATCGAGAAGAACAAAGGAAAACTACAACAACTATCCGCCCGTTTAGCGACTTGGGAATCGTAGTGTGGTAAAAAGCAAACTCGTTGAGCGTGCACCTCAGACCGGCGCCGATGACACTGAAATCGTCGCCCCGCGATTTCGCACGACGCGGCGAGTTGCGACTATTGACTCAAAAGTCTGCAGCGATCTGTATTGTTGAGGAGTAGCCCGACCGATTACGACTGACTTCATCGACGCCGAAGGCAACGCAATGCACATGAAGTTTCGTCGCCGCCAAGCTTGAGTTCCAGTCTCCCAGGACACTCCCGTTGCTTGTTCTTTGCGATCGGATTACTCCAATCCGATCAGAAACTCAAGTGTCGTGTTCGCAAATTCGTCGGGAGCATCCTGGGGAACCCAGTGGGAGCAATTCTCGATCGCGTGCAGACTTGCGTTGGGCATGTCTCGGACCAATTGCTCCGCCGTTGAATAGGGTTGCCAACGATCATCCACCCCCCACAGCATCAGAGTCGGTTGTGACATCCGACTCAATCGTCCGGTCAACGGCGTGGTGTGATTGGTGTTCAAACTCGCTGCGTTTCGCACCAGGCTGACGATGCCTTCCGGTTCCAGATAAGGTGCCATGATTCCATCTCGAAACTCGTCAGTCAGTCTTTCGGGGCGAGACAAACCGAACTCAAAGGCCTTCTCTAATAGCTGCTTCATCTGCTCGGGCTCCATCCTCGCATTGCGAGGATGGCCCAAAGCGAGCATTTCATCAACGGGCCAACTGTCGTAGGCAACGCTGTTGGAAAGCACCATCGAGCGCACGAGTTTAGGAGTGCGATCGGCCAGGATCATCGCGACACCACCACCGATGTCGTGAGCGATGAAGTGGGAGCTTTTGATATCAAGCTCAGCGAGCAATCGTTCGATAACGTCAGCCTGAACCTCGATGGAGCGATCAAATCGGTCACGACGATCCGAGTATCCATAGCCAATCATGTCGGGCGCGATGACGCGGTAGTTTTCGGCCAGAGGTGCGATGACCTCGTGGAAGAGATACGACCAAGTTGGGATCCCATGCAGCAATAGCAATGGTTCGCCTTTACCAATATCGGTGTAAGCAACATTGAGCGGCACATCGATGATGCCATCGAGATCGATTGTTTTTTGACGATCACGAAATGCTTGATAATCCACGTTTTTTCCCCAAGGTGATGGTGACTGCGAAGTAGGAGTTCACGAATCATTGGCGACCACACCGTCGCAACCCGAGATGCCAATCAGCTGGCGGCAATCGGACCATTGCTTTGGCTGATTCGGTCACGGCGGTGGTTCGGCCCAAGTAGGCCAAATCTCCTTCGCAGCATTGGTTCTGTTTGAATCGAAGTCCGTGCAAACGCAATGCCGTAATCGCGAATCAAGCGGGGATGATCAACCTAATCGCCAAATCCGCTGCGGGCGCAAAGGGAACGGGGCGAATTAGGCTTCGGCTGATTTGCGTCGACTATTTTATCTTCATGTTGGCGAACACAGGGACGTGTGGTTGGCTATAGCCCGGTTCGCTCGCAGGTCTCCACCGTCCATTCTTCTTTGCCGGCGCTTCGCTCTTCGATCACGTCGGTAATGACCGATTCGAGTTCTTTGTGATAAGGGGCTGAGCTGAGTGGGGTACCGCAGCGCGTTTGTGGCTGCAAGCAAGTCCACGGGATACTTTTCCGATCCTGGGTGAAGCGTTTGCATGCTCCCCAGTGATTCTTCGATTCTGTGGAACGGCTCCCGCCTCGCATCGCCGCGGTTCATTGCGGTGAGTTTACTCCTGTCTCTGAACGATGCAGACCTTTCAGGTGATGAGCTTCCGCAGTGCTACCGGAAAAAATGGGTCAATGTTCCCCCAGTTGTCTTAGGCAAAAACATTTGGTTGGTCGATTCATGATTCTTGTCGAAATGCTTTGGCATTAGCTAAAAAAGTCGGGTTCGCGTCGATTGGGGGTCCCCTGATCGGTGCAGGAACGGGGGCCGCTTCGGCTGACACCGTTCTCGACGTGATGATAGCGTCAGACAGGTCCGCCCGCGAAAGCCGCCCGCGAAAGCCGCTCGCGAAAGCCGCTCGCGAAAGCCGCTCGCGAAAGCCGCTCGCGAAAGCCGCTCGCGAAAGCCGCTCGCGAAAGCCGCTCGCGAAAGCCGCTCGCGAAAGCCGCTCGCGAACGGGGGAGATTCGTCCGCGAGAAGTGGCATGGGAGTTGCGGTATCGCAGCCCGTGAGATACCCACAATCGGTCGGTAGCGACTCGATGGGCTACCTATCCCGACGGTTCAGGACGGAGAGATGTTCGATGGATGCCGCTTTGATCGCCTTGACCGACCGCGGAGTTCGCTTCACGTTCCTCGGTGAACCTTTTCGAAGTCGGCAGAAGATCCCGAACGAGGACATTGTGGATATCAATTTCAACAAAGTAGAGATAACCGACGCTGAC
It contains:
- a CDS encoding alpha/beta fold hydrolase, translating into MDYQAFRDRQKTIDLDGIIDVPLNVAYTDIGKGEPLLLLHGIPTWSYLFHEVIAPLAENYRVIAPDMIGYGYSDRRDRFDRSIEVQADVIERLLAELDIKSSHFIAHDIGGGVAMILADRTPKLVRSMVLSNSVAYDSWPVDEMLALGHPRNARMEPEQMKQLLEKAFEFGLSRPERLTDEFRDGIMAPYLEPEGIVSLVRNAASLNTNHTTPLTGRLSRMSQPTLMLWGVDDRWQPYSTAEQLVRDMPNASLHAIENCSHWVPQDAPDEFANTTLEFLIGLE